A stretch of DNA from Candidatus Hydrogenedentota bacterium:
CGCGTCGACGGCGCGGCGGGGCGTCATACGCGCATGGTGCTGAGCAGTTGGCTGCCAGGGTTCAACACGCCGGGCTTGCGCGGGATGCCGTCGGTGCTTTTGCAGGACGCCGCGCGCGATGAGGCGCAGGCTGTTGCTCGGCCCGAGGCGGACACCGAGCAGAAGCCTGCCAAAGCGGAAAGCAAAAAGCCGGCGGAGAAAAAGCCTGAGGCGAAGGTTGCCAAGGTGCCTGGCACGTCGGGACCGTTGGACGCCGCGCCGAAACCCCAGGAATCGCCGGCCGGTCCGCCGGATGTGAAAGCGGAAGAGTTACCGAAGCCGTCGGAACAATCGCCGCCGCCACCTGCCGAAGCGCCAGTCGCGCCTCCGGCACCGGCCCAGCCGACGGCTGAACCCGCGCCCGCCGAAAGTGCGCCCGCGAATCAGCCGAGCGCGCCCCCGGTGTCGACGCCGCCGACGGATGGCCAACCACCGGCTAACAATGCGGCCCCGGCATGGCCGGGCGGATTACCCCTCGTGCCCGCCGAACCGGATGCGGCGTCGCCATGAGCTCGATACTCGATGCGCTGCGCAAGCTCGAGCAGGAGAAAGCGGTCCGGGAACAAGCCGCGCCGACTACGCCTCTGCAGGAGTTGACGCTCGAACCCGAACTTGAGTTGGGCCGGGAGCGCGCGGGTGCGTCGTCGATTGTCCGAATGGGATTCCTCGTCGTGGTTGGTGTGGCGGTATTGGGTGGAATCGGCGCAGGGTTGTTCGCCGGAGCGTCGATATTCCTGCGGCGCGAAGCGCCCGTCGGGCAGGTAGCGGCCAAGGCGCCGGTCGAGGCGGCGGCAGTGACCACGACGGTCAAACCGGTAGACGTCGCGCCGGTCGCAGACGACGCGGAGCCTGAGAAGCAGGTACCCGTGAAGGTCGCGAGCGCTGCCGTGCCGAAGCCCACGCCTACAAAGAAAGCGGATGTTGCCCCGAAGCCCGCCGCGCCCGCACCGGCGCCGGCCAAACCCGCGCCGCCGGTGCAACCGGCGCAAACGACCGTCGCCGCGACCGTGACGCCGTCCAACGCGGAAGGAACCGCTAAGGCCGACATCGAAACGGACGTCGAGAAGCTTCCGATTCTCTCGGAATCCGTGCGCGTGCGCCTCGGCCTGCCCGCGCTGAAGATCAACATAGTGGGGATTCCCAATAATCGCAATCCGCGCGCGTCTGCGCTGATCAACATGCAAAAGGTTTACGTCGGCGAGAACATTCCGGGGACTAGCGCGCGGCTAATGGACGTTAGCCTGCGTGGCGTGGCCTTGGATATCAACGGCCAGCGCTACTTTCTGTCGCGCCGGTAACCCTCCCCCACCAGCAAGGAGCCGGTTATGCCGATCTGGAACGCGAAGCATTCCCTGGCGCAGTTGAACGCGATGGCCGTGGACACGATTCACGAGCCGCTTGGCATTCAGTTCATCGAGATCGGCGATGACTACGTGCGCGCGACGATGCCCGTTGACAAGCGAACGTATCAGCCCGCGGGGTTGCTGCACGGTGGTGCGAGCGTCGTACTGGCGGAATCCTTGGGCAGTATGGCGTCGTACATGGTGGTCGACGCGACGAAGGTGCGCTGTGTGGGGATCGAGGTGAATGCGAACCACATTCGGTCCGCCACGAGCGGGACCGTGACCGGCACGGTGCGGCCGATCCATATCGGCAAATCCACGCACGTGTGGGAGATTCGCATTGCGGACGAGGCGGAAAAACTGGTGTGCGTGTGCCGGTTGACAACGGCGGTCTTGCCGGTTGCGGCAGGGTGAAGGATGAAAAAGACCCAAGCGACGTAAACGCGCTATGGCTTTGGCACAAACTTCTGCAGCCGCTTGCCGATGATGTCGCCGAGGTAAACGTTGCCCTTCGCGTCTACGGCGATGCAGTGGACCCAGTTCAACTCGCCCGGTTTCTCTTTGCCGTCCTCGGCCTTCGGAAACGAAAACAACTGCAACAGTTTTCCTTCGGTGTTGAACTTCATGATGAGCTGATCGCGAGGCGGACACCCCAATGGCGCGGTGGGATACTTTTTGTCGCGCTCTCTCCACGACATGGGCGACGAGCCGCAGACCCACAACTCGTCGTTCGGTGTAACCCAGAATCCCCACGGCACGACGATATTCTTCCACGAATCGACGAGTTCGCCGCTCGTATTGAAAACTTGCACGCGGACGTTGTTGCGATCGGCGACGTAGATGCGGTCTTTCGAGTCGATGGCGATCGCGTGCGGGATGCTGAACATC
This window harbors:
- a CDS encoding hotdog fold thioesterase encodes the protein MPIWNAKHSLAQLNAMAVDTIHEPLGIQFIEIGDDYVRATMPVDKRTYQPAGLLHGGASVVLAESLGSMASYMVVDATKVRCVGIEVNANHIRSATSGTVTGTVRPIHIGKSTHVWEIRIADEAEKLVCVCRLTTAVLPVAAG